In the Alistipes provencensis genome, TTTTCAGGCTCCGGAACACCCAGCTCAAAGGATTCGTCGCGGCGCTGACGGCCGGCATCGCGGGCGTCGTGGTGATGGCCTACGCCAACGAAGTGCTGGGACAGATTCCCACGGGCGCCATTATCTACATGAGCATGGCCTTCATCTTCCTCTCGCCGCGTTTCGACAAGGAACTGGCGGAAGCCGAGGAAGCCGAACATACGATCCCTGCCAAAAACCTGCTTGCCGTGCGGCCGCACAGGACATCGGCGCTTCCGTCGGCAATGGCCAAACAACAATGACATGAAGGCACGCATATCGGTCATATCGGTCAACTACAACGGCTTCGCGGTCACCACGGCGATGATCAACTCGCTGCGGCGCCACGTCACGACGCCGATGGAGATCGTCGTCGTGGACAACGGTTCGGAACGGGACGAGGCGGCGATGCTGCAGGAACGCTATCCCGAGATAATTGCCATACGGAGTCAGGAAAACCTCGGCTTCGCCGGAGGCAACAACCTCGGCATCCGGGCCGCGACGGGCGACTGCCTGCTGCTGCTCAACAACGACACGGAGGTCGCGGACGACACGCTGCACCACCTCTGCGACACGCTCGACGCCGACCCAGCGATCGGGGCCGTCTGTCCCAAAATCCGTTTCCATGAGCCTCCGCAGGCCATCCAGTTCGCGGGATACACGCCCCTGACGCGCATCACCCTGCGCAACGCCCTCATCGGGTTCGGCGAACCGGACAACGGGCGGTTCGACACTCCGCACGACACGCCCTATGCCCACGGCGCGGCGATGATGGTGCGGCGCGAAGCCGTCGAACGGGCGGGAATGATGCCCGAAGCGTACTTCCTCTATTACGAGGAGCTGGACTGGTCGGTGCGCATCCGCGAGGCAGGTTACCGCATCGCCTACGACCCGCGGGCCACGGTATTCCACAAGGAGAGCGCCACCACGGGCCGCCAGAGTCCGCTGCGGAGCTATTACCTCACGCGCAACCGCCTGCTGTTCGCCCGCCGCAACCGCCGCGGAGCCGCACAACGGCTCTCGGTCGTCTATCAACTGGGGGTGGCGCTTCCCAAAAGCGTCCTCACGTCGCTGCTGCACGGCCGCAGGGATTTGGCGGCGGCCGTCCTGCGCGGTGCGCGGGATTTTCTGCGACATAAAACAGGAAAAGAATGATAGTGAACATCATAGACTGGATCTTCATCTTCGCGCTGCTGCTCCCGGTGCTCTATCTGTTCGTCTTCGCGGCGTTCTCGATGCAGCGGAGGCGGGAGCCCTATCCTCCGGCCCGGAAACAGCGTCGTTTCGTGACG is a window encoding:
- a CDS encoding glycosyltransferase family 2 protein, with translation MKARISVISVNYNGFAVTTAMINSLRRHVTTPMEIVVVDNGSERDEAAMLQERYPEIIAIRSQENLGFAGGNNLGIRAATGDCLLLLNNDTEVADDTLHHLCDTLDADPAIGAVCPKIRFHEPPQAIQFAGYTPLTRITLRNALIGFGEPDNGRFDTPHDTPYAHGAAMMVRREAVERAGMMPEAYFLYYEELDWSVRIREAGYRIAYDPRATVFHKESATTGRQSPLRSYYLTRNRLLFARRNRRGAAQRLSVVYQLGVALPKSVLTSLLHGRRDLAAAVLRGARDFLRHKTGKE